The Heyndrickxia acidicola sequence CTTGAGCAGCCTATCCGTCTTGCTCCAATGCGTACATTCCCGGTCGTACGCGATCTTCAAGTAGACCGCAGCAGAATGTTTGATTCTTTGAAAAAGGTGAAAGCATGGATTCCGATTGACGGAACGTATGACCTTGGTGAAGGTCCGCGAATGCCTGAGAGAAAGCGTCAGTGGGCCTATGAGCTTTCAAAATGTATGACTTGCGGAGTCTGCCTGGAAGCTTGTCCAAATGTAAACAGCAAATCTAACTTTATCGGTCCTGCACCGCTGTCACAGGTTCGGTTATTTAACAGCCATCCAACAGGTGCCATGAACAAGGATGAACGTCTGGAAGCCATTATGGGCGACGGAGGACTTGCCAACTGCGGAAATTCCCAGAACTGTGTTCAGTCTTGTCCTAAAGGCATTCCATTAACAACATCGATTGCGTCCTTAAACCGTTCTACAACGTTCCAAATGTTTAAAAATTTCTTTGGAAGCGACCATATGGTGGACTAATCAACAATGATAAAAAGATCTCCTATAATGGGGATCTTTTTATCATTTCCCTTTAAACTTTACGGAGAACCAGTTATAATAAAAGAAAAAATGAATGGTAATTCATTCATTTGCTGAGGAGAGAAAAAAGTTGAGAAACATATCATATATACATAACTTTCAAGAATGGAAAAATGAATTCTCATTTTTTCATCCTGTAAAAGTGCGGTTTTCAGAAACAGATATGTTTGGACATTTAAATAATACTGTCCCTTTTGCTTATTTCGAAGAGGCAAGAATTGAATTTTTGAAGAAAAAACAATTTATGCAGGATTGGGTCCGGAAAGACCATGAAGCCATTCCTGTTGTGGCGGATTTGCAATGTGATTATATAAAACAGGTATTTTTTGATGAATTACTGCAGGTGTATGTAAAGGTGGAAAAGGTGGGCAGCTCCTCTTGTGATATTCACTATATGGCAGTGGACACAAAAGGAGAGGTTTGTTTTGTCGGCCGCGGTGCCATGGTGCAAATGTCCATGGGCACTGGGAAAGGAATTGCTTTTACTGACGAGGAAAAGCAAAGGCTGCTTTCCAGTTCAGTCATGATGGAAGTATAGGACAATTGTTCACAGCACAAATACAAATTGGGTGA is a genomic window containing:
- the sdhB gene encoding succinate dehydrogenase iron-sulfur subunit, with amino-acid sequence MSEQKTVRFIITRQDNPNSAPYEEEFAIPYRPNMNVVSALMEIRRNPVNAQGKETKAITWDMNCLEEVCGACSMVINGKPRQSCSALVDQLEQPIRLAPMRTFPVVRDLQVDRSRMFDSLKKVKAWIPIDGTYDLGEGPRMPERKRQWAYELSKCMTCGVCLEACPNVNSKSNFIGPAPLSQVRLFNSHPTGAMNKDERLEAIMGDGGLANCGNSQNCVQSCPKGIPLTTSIASLNRSTTFQMFKNFFGSDHMVD
- a CDS encoding acyl-CoA thioesterase, which encodes MRNISYIHNFQEWKNEFSFFHPVKVRFSETDMFGHLNNTVPFAYFEEARIEFLKKKQFMQDWVRKDHEAIPVVADLQCDYIKQVFFDELLQVYVKVEKVGSSSCDIHYMAVDTKGEVCFVGRGAMVQMSMGTGKGIAFTDEEKQRLLSSSVMMEV